From the Manis javanica isolate MJ-LG chromosome 11, MJ_LKY, whole genome shotgun sequence genome, one window contains:
- the CNPY2 gene encoding protein canopy homolog 2 isoform X1: MKGWGWLALLLGALLGTVWAGRSQDLHCGACRALVDELEWEIAQVDPKKTIQMGSFRINPDGSQSVVEVPYARSEAHLTELLEEVCDRMKEYGEQIDPSTHRKNYVRVVGRNGESSELDLQGIRIDSDISGTLKFAGQKASSCCLLISPLGWQCESIVEEHEDELIEFFSREADNIKDKLCSKRTDLCDHALHISHDEL, from the exons ATGAAAGGCTGGGGTTGGCTGGCTCTGCTTCTGGGGGCCCTGCTGGGAACTGTCTGGGCTGGAAGGAGCCAGGATCTACACTGTGGAG CTTGCAGGGCTCTGGTGGATGAACTAGAGTGGGAAATTGCCCAGGTGGATCCCAAGAAGACCATTCAGATGGGCTCTTTCCGAATCAATCCAGATGGCAGCCAGTCAGTGGTGGAG GTGCCTTATGCTCGCTCAGAGGCCCACCTCACAGAGCTACTAGAGGAGGTATGTGACCGGATGAAGGAGTATGGGGAACAGATTGACCCTTCCACCCACCGCAAGAACTACGTGCGTGTAGTGGGCCGGAATGGAGAATCCAGTGAACTGGACCTACAAGGCATCCGAATTGATTCAGACATCAGTGGCACCCTCAAGTTTGCG GGGCAGAAGGCCTCTTCTTGCTGCCTTCTCATTTCTCCCTTGGGTTGGCAGTGTGAGAGCATCGTGGAGGAACATGAGGATGAACTCATTGAATTCTTTTCCCGAGAGGCTGACAATATTAAAGACAAACTTTGTAGTAAGCGAACAG ATCTGTGTGACCATGCCCTGCACATATCGCATGATGAGCTATGA
- the CNPY2 gene encoding protein canopy homolog 2 isoform X2 yields the protein MKGWGWLALLLGALLGTVWAGRSQDLHCGACRALVDELEWEIAQVDPKKTIQMGSFRINPDGSQSVVEVPYARSEAHLTELLEEVCDRMKEYGEQIDPSTHRKNYVRVVGRNGESSELDLQGIRIDSDISGTLKFACESIVEEHEDELIEFFSREADNIKDKLCSKRTDLCDHALHISHDEL from the exons ATGAAAGGCTGGGGTTGGCTGGCTCTGCTTCTGGGGGCCCTGCTGGGAACTGTCTGGGCTGGAAGGAGCCAGGATCTACACTGTGGAG CTTGCAGGGCTCTGGTGGATGAACTAGAGTGGGAAATTGCCCAGGTGGATCCCAAGAAGACCATTCAGATGGGCTCTTTCCGAATCAATCCAGATGGCAGCCAGTCAGTGGTGGAG GTGCCTTATGCTCGCTCAGAGGCCCACCTCACAGAGCTACTAGAGGAGGTATGTGACCGGATGAAGGAGTATGGGGAACAGATTGACCCTTCCACCCACCGCAAGAACTACGTGCGTGTAGTGGGCCGGAATGGAGAATCCAGTGAACTGGACCTACAAGGCATCCGAATTGATTCAGACATCAGTGGCACCCTCAAGTTTGCG TGTGAGAGCATCGTGGAGGAACATGAGGATGAACTCATTGAATTCTTTTCCCGAGAGGCTGACAATATTAAAGACAAACTTTGTAGTAAGCGAACAG ATCTGTGTGACCATGCCCTGCACATATCGCATGATGAGCTATGA
- the CS gene encoding citrate synthase, mitochondrial, whose protein sequence is MSLLTAAARLFGTKNASCLFLAARHASASSMNLKDVLADLIPKEQARIKTFRQQHGKMVVGQITVDMMYGGMRGMKGLVYETSVLDPDEGIRFRGYSIPECQKLLPKAQGGEEPLPEGLFWLLVTGKIPTEGQVSWLSKEWAKRAALPSHVVTMLDNFPTNLHPMSQLSAAITALNSESNFARAYAEGISRTMYWELIYEDCMDLIAKLPCVAAKIYRNLYREGSSIGAIDSKLDWSYNFTNMLGYTDAQFTELMRLYLTIHSDHEGGNVSAHTSHLVGSALSDPYLSFAAAMNGLAGPLHGLANQEVLVWLTQLQKEVGKDVSDEKLQDYIWNTLNSGRVVPGYGHAVLRKTDPRYTCQREFALKHLPHDSLFKLVAQLYKIVPSVLLEQGKAKNPWPNVDAHSGVLLQHYGMTEMNYYTVLFGVSRALGVLAQLIWSRALGFPLERPKSMSTDGLMKFVDSKSG, encoded by the exons ATGTCGCTACTCACTGCCGCTGCCCGCCTCTTCGGAACCAAG aatgcATCCTGTCTTTTTCTTGCTGCCCGGCATGCCAGTGCTTCCTCCATG AATTTGAAAGACGTATTAGCTGACTTGATACCTAAGGAACAAGCCAGAATTAAGACCTTCAGGCAGCAACATGGCAAGATGGTTGTGGGCCAGATCACTGTGGACATG ATGTATGGTGGCATGAGAGGCATGAAAGGATTGGTGTATGAAACATCAGTTCTTGATCCTGATGAG GGCATCCGTTTCCGGGGCTACAGTATCCCTGAATGCCAGAAACTCCTACCCAAGGCCCAGGGTGGGGAAGAACCCCTACCAGAAGGCTTATTTTGGTTGCTGGTAACTGGAAAGATCCCAACAGAGGGACAG GTATCTTGGCTCTCAAAAGAGTGGGCAAAAAGGGCAGCTCTGCCTTCCCATGTGGTCACCATGCTGGACAATTTCCCCACCAATCTACACCCCATGTCTCAGCTGAGTGCGGCCATTACAGCCCTCAACAGTGAAAGTAACTTCGCCCGAGCGTATGCAGAGGGCATCAGCCGCACCATGTACTGGGAG TTGATTTATGAAGACTGTATGGATCTGATTGCAAAGCTACCTTGTGTTGCAGCAAAGATCTACCGGAATCTGTACCGGGAGGGCAGCAGTATTGGGGCCATTGACTCTAAACTGGACTGGTCCTACAATTTCACCAACATGTTAGGCTATACTGATGCTCAGTTCACTGAGCTCATGCGCTTGTACCTCACCATCCACAG TGACCATGAAGGCGGCAATGTAAGTGCCCATACCAGCCATCTAGTGGGCAGTGCCCTTTCAGACCCCTACCTGTCCTTTGCAGCAGCCATGAATGGGCTGGCAGGGCCCCTACATGGACTGGCAAATCAG GAAGTGCTTGTTTGGCTGACACAGCTACAGAAGGAAGTTGGCAAAGATGTGTCAGATGAGAAATTACAAGACTACATCTGGAACACACTCAACTCAGGACGG GTTGTCCCGGGCTATGGCCATGCAGTACTGAGGAAGACTGATCCACGATACACCTGTCAGCGGGAGTTTGCTCTGAAACACCTGCCTCATGACTCCCTATTTAAGCTGGTGGCTCAGCTGTACAAGATTGTGCCCAGTGTTCTCTTAGAGCAAGGCAAGGCCAAGAATCCTTGGCCCAATGTAGATGCTCACAGTGGGGTGCTGCTCCAG CACTACGGCATGACGGAGATGAATTACTACACAGTCCTGTTTGGGGTGTCTCGGGCACTGGGTGTGCTGGCACAGCTTATCTGGAGCCGAGCCCTAGGCTTCCCTCTAGAGAGGCCCAAGTCCATGAGCACAGATGGTCTGATGAAGTTTGTGGACTCTAAGTCAGGATAA